The Pongo pygmaeus isolate AG05252 chromosome 11, NHGRI_mPonPyg2-v2.0_pri, whole genome shotgun sequence genome includes a region encoding these proteins:
- the RNPEPL1 gene encoding aminopeptidase RNPEPL1 isoform X1, translated as MAAQCCCRQAPGAEAAPVRPPPEPPPALDVASASSAQLFRLRHLQLGLELRPEARELAGCLVLELCALRPAPRALVLDAHPALRLHSAAFRRAPAAAETPCAFAFSFSAPGPGPAPPPPLPAFPEAPGSEPICCPLAFRVDPFTDYGSSLTVTLPPELQAHQPFQVILRYTSTDAPAIWWLDPELTYGCAKPFVFTQGHSVCNRSFFPCFDTPAVKCTYSAVVKAPSGVQVLMSATRSAYMEEEGVFHFHMEHPVPAYLVALVAGDLKPADIGPRSRVWAEPCLLPTATSKLSGAVEQWLSAAERLYGPYMWGRYDIVFLPPSFPIVAMENPCLTFIISSILESDEFLVIDVIHEVAHSWFGNAVTNATWEEMWLSEGLATYAQRRITTETYGAAFTCLETAFRLDALHRQMKLLGEDSPVSKLQVKLEPGVNPSHLMNLFTYEKGYCFVYYLSQLCGDPQRFDDFLRAYVEKYKFTSVVAQDLLDSFLSFFPELKEQSVDCRAGLEFERWLNATGPPLAEPDLSQGSSLTRPVEALFQLWTAEPLDQAAASASAIDISKWRTFQTALFLDRLLDGSPLPQEVVMSLSKCYSSLLDSMNAEIRIRWLQIVVRNDYYPDLHRVRRFLESQMSRMYTIPLYEDLCTGALKSFALEVFYQTQGRLHPNLRRAIQQILSQGLGSSTEPASEPSTELGKAEADTDSDAQALLLGDEAPSSAISLRDVNVSA; from the exons ATGGCCGCGCAGTGCTGCTGCCGCCAGGCGCCCGGCGCCGAGGCCGCGCCCGTCCGCCCGCCGCCCGAGCCGCCGCCCGCCCTGGACGTGGCCTCGGCCTCCAGCGCGCAGCTCTTCCGCCTCCGCCACCTGCAGCTGGGCCTGGAGCTGCGGCCCGAGGCGCGCGAGCTGGCCGGCTGCCTGGTGCTCGAGCTGTGCGCGCTGCGGCCCGCGCCCCGCGCGCTCGTGCTCGACGCGCACCCGGCCCTGCGCCTGCACTCAGCCGCCTTCCGTcgcgcccccgccgccgccgaGACGCCCTGCGCCTTCGCCTTCTCCTTCTCCGCCCCCGGGCCGGGGCCCGCGCCGCCGCCCCCGCTGCCCGCCTTCCCCGAGGCGCCCGGCTCCGAGCCCATCTGCTGTCCGCTGGCCTTCAGGGTGGACCCGTTCACCGACTACGGCTCCTCGCTCACCGTCACGCTGCCGCCCGAGCTGCAGGCGCACCAGCCCTTCCAGGTCATCCTGCGGTACACCTCGACTGACGCCCCCGCC ATCTGGTGGCTGGACCCAGAGCTGACCTATGGCTGCGCCAAGCCCTTCGTCTTCACCCAGGGCCACTCCGTGTGCAACCGCTCCTTCTTCCCATGCTTCGACACGCCTGCCGTGAAGTGCACCTACTCTGCCGTCGTCAAG GCGCCATCAGGGGTGCAGGTGCTGATGAGTGCCACCCGGAGTGCATACATGGAGGAAGAAGGCGTCTTCCACTTCCACATGGAGCACCCCGTGCCCGCCTACCTCGTGGCCCTGGTGGCCGGAGACCTCAAGCCGGCAGACATTGGGCCCAG GAGCCGCGTGTGGGCCGAGCCGTGCCTCCTGCCCACGGCCACCAGCAAGCTGTCGGGCGCAGTGGAGCAGTGGCTGAGTGCAGCTGAGCGGCTGTATGGGCCCTACATGTGGGGCAG GTACGACATTGTCTTCCTGCCACCCTCCTTCCCCATCGTGGCCATGGAGAACCCCTGCCTCACCTTCATCATCTCCTCCATCCTGGAGAGCGATGAGTTCCTGGTCATCGATGTCATCCACGAGGTGGCCCACAGCTGGTTCGGCAACGCTGTCACCAATGCCACGTGGGAAGAGATGTGGCTGAGCGAGGGCCTGGCCACCTATGCCCAGCGCCGCATCACCACCGAGACCTATG GTGCTGCCTTCACCTGCCTGGAGACTGCCTTCCGCCTGGACGCCCTGCACCGGCAGATGAAGCTTCTGGGAGAGGACAGCCCGGTCAGCAAACTGCAGGTCAAGCTGGAGCCAG GAGTGAATCCCAGCCACCTGATGAACCTGTTCACCTACGAGAAGGGCTACTGCTTCGTGTACTACCTGTCCCAGCTCTGCGGAGACCCACAGCGCTTTGATGACTTTCTCCGA GCCTACGTGGAGAAGTACAAGTTCACCAGCGTGGTGGCCCAGGACCTGCTGGACTCCTTCCTGAGCTTCTTCCCGGAGCTGAAGGAGCAGAGCGTGGACTGCCGGGCAG GGCTGGAATTCGAGCGCTGGCTCAATGCCACAGGCCCGCCGCTGGCTGAGCCGGACCTGTCTCAGGGATCCAGCCTGACCCGGCCCGTGGAGGCCCTTTTCCAGCTGTGGACTGCAGAACCTCTGGACCAGGCAGCTGCCTCGGCCAGCGCCATTGACATCTCCAAGTGGAGGACCTTCCAGACAGCACTCTTCCTGGACCGGCTCCTGGATGGGTCCCCACTGCCACAGG AGGTGGTGATGAGCCTGTCCAAGTGCTACTCCTCCCTGCTGGACTCGATGAACGCTGAGATCCGCATCCGCTGGCTGCAGATCGTGGTCCGCAACGACTACTATCCTGACCTCCACAGGGTGCGGCGCTTCCTGGAGAGCCAG ATGTCACGCATGTACACCATCCCGCTGTACGAGGACCTCTGCACTGGTGCCCTCAAGTCCTTCGCGCTGGAGGTCTTCTACCAGACGCAGGGCCGGCTGCACCCCAACCTGCGCAGAGCCATCCAGCAGATCCTGTCCCAGGGCCTGGGCTCCAGCACAGAGCCCGCCTCAGAGCCCAGCACAGAGCTGGGCAAGGCTGAAGCAGACACAGACTCAGACGCACAGGCCCTGCTGC
- the RNPEPL1 gene encoding aminopeptidase RNPEPL1 isoform X2, whose protein sequence is MAAQCCCRQAPGAEAAPVRPPPEPPPALDVASASSAQLFRLRHLQLGLELRPEARELAGCLVLELCALRPAPRALVLDAHPALRLHSAAFRRAPAAAETPCAFAFSFSAPGPGPAPPPPLPAFPEAPGSEPICCPLAFRVDPFTDYGSSLTVTLPPELQAHQPFQVILRYTSTDAPAIWWLDPELTYGCAKPFVFTQGHSVCNRSFFPCFDTPAVKCTYSAVVKAPSGVQVLMSATRSAYMEEEGVFHFHMEHPVPAYLVALVAGDLKPADIGPRSRVWAEPCLLPTATSKLSGAVEQWLSAAERLYGPYMWGRYDIVFLPPSFPIVAMENPCLTFIISSILESDEFLVIDVIHEVAHSWFGNAVTNATWEEMWLSEGLATYAQRRITTETYGAAFTCLETAFRLDALHRQMKLLGEDSPVSKLQVKLEPGVNPSHLMNLFTYEKGYCFVYYLSQLCGDPQRFDDFLRAYVEKYKFTSVVAQDLLDSFLSFFPELKEQSVDCRAGPPLAEPDLSQGSSLTRPVEALFQLWTAEPLDQAAASASAIDISKWRTFQTALFLDRLLDGSPLPQEVVMSLSKCYSSLLDSMNAEIRIRWLQIVVRNDYYPDLHRVRRFLESQMSRMYTIPLYEDLCTGALKSFALEVFYQTQGRLHPNLRRAIQQILSQGLGSSTEPASEPSTELGKAEADTDSDAQALLLGDEAPSSAISLRDVNVSA, encoded by the exons ATGGCCGCGCAGTGCTGCTGCCGCCAGGCGCCCGGCGCCGAGGCCGCGCCCGTCCGCCCGCCGCCCGAGCCGCCGCCCGCCCTGGACGTGGCCTCGGCCTCCAGCGCGCAGCTCTTCCGCCTCCGCCACCTGCAGCTGGGCCTGGAGCTGCGGCCCGAGGCGCGCGAGCTGGCCGGCTGCCTGGTGCTCGAGCTGTGCGCGCTGCGGCCCGCGCCCCGCGCGCTCGTGCTCGACGCGCACCCGGCCCTGCGCCTGCACTCAGCCGCCTTCCGTcgcgcccccgccgccgccgaGACGCCCTGCGCCTTCGCCTTCTCCTTCTCCGCCCCCGGGCCGGGGCCCGCGCCGCCGCCCCCGCTGCCCGCCTTCCCCGAGGCGCCCGGCTCCGAGCCCATCTGCTGTCCGCTGGCCTTCAGGGTGGACCCGTTCACCGACTACGGCTCCTCGCTCACCGTCACGCTGCCGCCCGAGCTGCAGGCGCACCAGCCCTTCCAGGTCATCCTGCGGTACACCTCGACTGACGCCCCCGCC ATCTGGTGGCTGGACCCAGAGCTGACCTATGGCTGCGCCAAGCCCTTCGTCTTCACCCAGGGCCACTCCGTGTGCAACCGCTCCTTCTTCCCATGCTTCGACACGCCTGCCGTGAAGTGCACCTACTCTGCCGTCGTCAAG GCGCCATCAGGGGTGCAGGTGCTGATGAGTGCCACCCGGAGTGCATACATGGAGGAAGAAGGCGTCTTCCACTTCCACATGGAGCACCCCGTGCCCGCCTACCTCGTGGCCCTGGTGGCCGGAGACCTCAAGCCGGCAGACATTGGGCCCAG GAGCCGCGTGTGGGCCGAGCCGTGCCTCCTGCCCACGGCCACCAGCAAGCTGTCGGGCGCAGTGGAGCAGTGGCTGAGTGCAGCTGAGCGGCTGTATGGGCCCTACATGTGGGGCAG GTACGACATTGTCTTCCTGCCACCCTCCTTCCCCATCGTGGCCATGGAGAACCCCTGCCTCACCTTCATCATCTCCTCCATCCTGGAGAGCGATGAGTTCCTGGTCATCGATGTCATCCACGAGGTGGCCCACAGCTGGTTCGGCAACGCTGTCACCAATGCCACGTGGGAAGAGATGTGGCTGAGCGAGGGCCTGGCCACCTATGCCCAGCGCCGCATCACCACCGAGACCTATG GTGCTGCCTTCACCTGCCTGGAGACTGCCTTCCGCCTGGACGCCCTGCACCGGCAGATGAAGCTTCTGGGAGAGGACAGCCCGGTCAGCAAACTGCAGGTCAAGCTGGAGCCAG GAGTGAATCCCAGCCACCTGATGAACCTGTTCACCTACGAGAAGGGCTACTGCTTCGTGTACTACCTGTCCCAGCTCTGCGGAGACCCACAGCGCTTTGATGACTTTCTCCGA GCCTACGTGGAGAAGTACAAGTTCACCAGCGTGGTGGCCCAGGACCTGCTGGACTCCTTCCTGAGCTTCTTCCCGGAGCTGAAGGAGCAGAGCGTGGACTGCCGGGCAG GCCCGCCGCTGGCTGAGCCGGACCTGTCTCAGGGATCCAGCCTGACCCGGCCCGTGGAGGCCCTTTTCCAGCTGTGGACTGCAGAACCTCTGGACCAGGCAGCTGCCTCGGCCAGCGCCATTGACATCTCCAAGTGGAGGACCTTCCAGACAGCACTCTTCCTGGACCGGCTCCTGGATGGGTCCCCACTGCCACAGG AGGTGGTGATGAGCCTGTCCAAGTGCTACTCCTCCCTGCTGGACTCGATGAACGCTGAGATCCGCATCCGCTGGCTGCAGATCGTGGTCCGCAACGACTACTATCCTGACCTCCACAGGGTGCGGCGCTTCCTGGAGAGCCAG ATGTCACGCATGTACACCATCCCGCTGTACGAGGACCTCTGCACTGGTGCCCTCAAGTCCTTCGCGCTGGAGGTCTTCTACCAGACGCAGGGCCGGCTGCACCCCAACCTGCGCAGAGCCATCCAGCAGATCCTGTCCCAGGGCCTGGGCTCCAGCACAGAGCCCGCCTCAGAGCCCAGCACAGAGCTGGGCAAGGCTGAAGCAGACACAGACTCAGACGCACAGGCCCTGCTGC
- the LOC129032141 gene encoding uncharacterized protein LOC129032141: protein MASREWRPGQRPLLAADRSGQGKDGWGCCLEAGGCGPPTTMSGRRPQTLLRVDEWNPQLRAATEGLEDPRPGGLPPQQTRPEPYQHSQIASKLPVGALALPRPGSKAAQASPIPAEPWAASVFRAHLGSHSQTQPPPCGGWDLAICMKELPCRSLLNPSACTAPSQLLLLRPCLTLLRPFSGSAHSHLSLLPHVHPTASVAWLPSQVPAGPTAPHVP from the exons ATGGCAAGCAGGGAGTGGAGGCCAGGCCAGAGGCCCCTGCTGGCAGCAGACAGGAGTGGCCAAGGGAAGGAtggctggggctgctgcctgGAGGCCGGGGGCTGCG GCCCTCCCACGACCATGAGTGGAAGACGCCCCCAAACACTTCTGAGAGTGGACGAGTGGAATCCACAGCTGAGGGCCGCCACTGAGGGCCTGGAGGATCCCAGACCAGGAGGGCTGCCTCCCCAGCAGACCCGGCCAGAACCCTACCAGCACTCTCAGATTGCTTCCAAACTTCCTGTTggtgccctggccctgccccggCCGGGCAGCAAGGCAGCACAGGCGTCTCCCATTCCTGCTGAGCCCTGGGCTGCCAGCGTGTTCAGGGCCCACCTGGGGAGCCATTCACAAACGCAGCCTCCCCCTTGCGGGGGCTGGGACCTAGCAATCTGTATGAAGGAACTTCCCTGCAGGAGTCTCCTCAACCCTTCAGCCTGCACGGCCCCCTCACAACTACTCCTCCTGCGgccttgcctcaccctcctgaggcCCTTCTCAGGCTCTGCCCACTCACACCTCTCCCTACTGCCCCATGTCCACCCCACAGCCTCAGTAGCCTGGCTGCCTTCCCAGGTACCAGCAGGGCCCACAGCTCCCCACGTGCCCTGA